From Procambarus clarkii isolate CNS0578487 chromosome 14, FALCON_Pclarkii_2.0, whole genome shotgun sequence:
TGTTGACCATGGGACGGGTGCTGACCACGGGACGGGTGTTGAGCATGGGACGGTTGTTGACCATGGGACGGGTGCTGACCATGGGACGGGTGTTGAGCATGGGACGGTTGTTGACCATGGGACGGGTGCTGACCATGGGACGGGTGTTGACCATGGGACGGTTGTTGACCATGGGACGGGTGCTGACCATGGGACGGGTGTTGACCATGGGACGGGTGCTGACCACGGGACGGGTGTTGAGCATGGGACGGGTGCTGACCATGGGACGGGTGTTGACCATGGGACGGTTGTTGACCATGGGACGGGTGCTGACCATGGGACGGGTGTTGACCATGGGACGGGTGTTGACCATGGGACGGGTGCTGACCATGGGACGGGTGTTGACCATGGGACGGTTGTTGACCATGGGACGGGTGCTGACCATGGGACGGGTGTTGACCATGGGACGGGTGCTGACCACGGGACGGGTGTTGAGCATGGGACGGGTGTTGAGCATGGGACGGTTGTTGACCATGGGACGGTTGTTGACCATGGGACGGGTGCTGACCATGGGACGGGTGTTGACCATGGGACGGGTGCTGACCACGGGACGGGTGTTGAGCATGGGACGGGTGTTGACCATGGGACGGGTGCTGACCACGGGACGGGTGTTGAGCATGGGACGGGTGTTGACCATGGGACGGGTGTTGACCATGGGACGGGTGCTGACCATGGGACGGGTGTTGACCATGGGACGGTTGTTGACCATGGGACGGGTGCTGACCATGGGACGGTTGTTGAGCATGGGACGGGTGCTGACCATGGGACGGTTGTTGACCATGGGACGGTTGTTGACCATGGGACGGGTGCTGACCATGGGACGGGTGTTGACCATGGGACGGGTGCTGACCACGGGACGGGTGTTGAGCATGGGACGGTTGTTGATCATGGGACGGGTGCTGACCATGGGACGGGTGTTGAGCATGGGACGGTTGTTGACCATGGGACGGGTGCTGACCATGGGACGGGTGTTGACCATGGGACGGTTGTTGACCATGGGACGGGTGCTGACCATGGGACGGGTGTTGACCATGGGACGGGTGCTGACCACGGGACGGGTGTTGAGCATGGGACGGGTGCTGACCATGGGACGGGTGTTGACCATGGGACGGTTGTTGACCATGGGACGGGTGCTGACCATGGGACGGGTGTTGACCATGGGACGGGTGCTGACCATGGGACGGGTGTTGACCATGGGACGGGTGCTGACCACGggacgggtgttgaccaagacgggtgttgaccaagacgggtgttgaccatgggacgggtgttgaccatgggacgggtgttgaccatgggacgggtgttgagcatgggacgggtgttgaccatgggacgggtgttgaccaagaCGGGTGTTGACCATGGGACGGGTGTTGACCATGGGACGGGTGTTGACCATGGGACGGGTGTTGACCATGGGACGGGTGCTGACCATGGGACGGGTGTTGACCATGGGACGGGTGTTGACCATGGGACGGTTGTTGACCATGGGACGGGTGTTGACCATGGGACGGTTGTTGACCATGGGACGGGTGTTGACCATGGGACGGGTGTTGAGCATGGGACGGGTGTTGACCATGGGACGGGTGCTGACCATGggacgggtgttgaccaagaCGGGTGTTGAGCATGGGACGGTTGTTGACCATGGGACGGGTGTTGACCATAGGACGGGTGTTGACCATGGGACAGGTGTTGAGCATGggacgggtgttgaccaagacgggtgttgaccatgggacgggtgttgaccaagacgggtgttgaccatgggacgggtgttgaccaagaCGGGTGTTGACCATGGGACGGGTGTTGACCATGGGACGGGT
This genomic window contains:
- the LOC138364673 gene encoding ovarian abundant message protein-like, which encodes MVNNRPMVNTRPMVSTRPMVNNRPMLNTRPMVSTRPMINNRPMLNTRPVVSTRPMVNTRPMVSTRPMVNNRPMVNNRPMVSTRPMLNNRPMVSTRPMVNNRPMVNTRPMVSTRPMVNTRPMVNTRPMLNTRPVVSTRPMVNTRPMLNTRPVVSTRPMVNTRPMVSTRPMVNNRPMVNNRPMLNTRPMLNTRPVVSTRPMVNTRPMVSTRPMVNNRPMVNTRPMVSTRPMVNTRPMVNTRPMVSTRPMVNNRPMVNTRPMVSTRPMLNTRPVVSTRPMVNTRPMVSTRPMVNNRPMVNTRPMVSTRPMVNNRPMLNTRPMVSTRPMVNNRPMLNTRPVVSTRPMVNTRPMVSTRPMVNNRPMVNNRPMVSTRPMLNNRPMVNNRPMVNNRPMVSTRPMLNTRPMVNTRPMVSTRPMLNTRPMVNTRPMLNTHPMLNTRPVYMVIETVATII